A single Vigna radiata var. radiata cultivar VC1973A chromosome 8, Vradiata_ver6, whole genome shotgun sequence DNA region contains:
- the LOC106769834 gene encoding uncharacterized protein At4g15970 isoform X1, whose protein sequence is MRRQRTRFSSARATRGLAAADLSADMLRETKVLHLRRAVAASFFFAIVSLSLLVLFGDLNSRRFFSTFHYSYSLSSIFPSVYNDPIATSNEYPLEKVLNDAAMKDRTVILTTLNEAWAAPDSIIDLFLESFRIGDRTRSFLNHLVIIALDQKAFARCQVIHIHCFCLVSEETDFREEAYFMTPRYLMMMWRRIDFLRSVLEMGYNFVFTDADVMWFRNPFPHFHVDADFQIACDHFTGRFDDVNNKPNGGFNFVKSNNRSIEFYKFWYSSRETYPGYHDQDVLNFIKSHPFITYIGLKMRFLDTSNFGGFCEPSRDLNHVCTMHANCCFGLDSKLHDLRIMLQDWKHYLSLPPSLKKLSVVSWRVPQKCSLDSLRPHDAPERSPEE, encoded by the exons ATGCGCCGTCAGAGGACACGTTTTTCCTCCGCCAGAGCGACGCGTGGCTTAGCAGCTGCTGATCTCTCTGCCGACATGCTTCGGGAGACCAAAGTCCTCCACTTACGGCGCGCCGTCGCCGCCTCGTTCTTCTTCGCCATCGTTTCCCTCTCTTTGTTGGTCCTCTTTGGAGACCTTAATTCTCGTAGATTCTTCTCCACCTTCCATTACTCTTATTCCCTTTCTAGCATTTTTCCATCGGTTTACAACGATCCCATTGCG ACTAGCAATGAATATCCACTCGAAAAGGTCCTGAATGACGCTGCTATGAAAGACAGAACAGTGATCTTGACCACGTTAAACGAAGCATGGGCTGCTCCAGATTCAATCATTGATCTTTTTCTTGAGAGCTTTAGAATAGGAGATCGTACCCGTTCCTTTTTAAATCATTTGGTAATCATTGCGTTGGACCAAAAGGCATTTGCACGCTGTCAGGTTATACACATTCATTGCTTTTGTCTAGTTAGTGAAGAAACTGACTTTCGTGAAGAGGCGTACTTTATGACTCCTCGTTACTTGATGATGATGTGGAGAAGGATTGATTTCCTACGATCTGTTCTTGAGATGGGATACAATTTTGTGTTCACA GATGCCGATGTCATGTGGTTTAGGAACCCATTTCCACACTTCCACGTTGATGCTGATTTCCAGATAGCGTGCGACCATTTCACAGGTAGATTTGATGATGTAAACAACAAACCTAACGGAGGGTTCAACTTTGTAAAGTCCAATAATAGAtcaatagaattttataaattctgGTACTCTTCACGAGAAACCTATCCTGGATACCATGATCAAGATGTCCTTAACTTCATCAAGTCTCATCCTTTCATTACTTATATTGGACTGAAGATGAGGTTTTTGGATACATCTAATTTTGGTGGTTTTTGTGAACCAAGTAGAGATTTAAACCATGTCTGTACCATGCATGCAAACTGTTGTTTTGGTTTGGATAGCAAGCTTCACGATCTCAGAATAATGCTTCAGGATTGGAAACATTATTTATCTTTACCTCCAAGTTTGAAGAAGTTGTCGGTTGTTTCCTGGAGGGTTCCTCAAAAATGCAG CCTTGACTCTCTCAGGCCCCATGATGCACCAGAAAGGAGTCCTGAAGAATAA
- the LOC106769834 gene encoding uncharacterized protein At4g15970 isoform X2, with product MRRQRTRFSSARATRGLAAADLSADMLRETKVLHLRRAVAASFFFAIVSLSLLVLFGDLNSRRFFSTFHYSYSLSSIFPSVYNDPIATSNEYPLEKVLNDAAMKDRTVILTTLNEAWAAPDSIIDLFLESFRIGDRTRSFLNHLVIIALDQKAFARCQVIHIHCFCLVSEETDFREEAYFMTPRYLMMMWRRIDFLRSVLEMGYNFVFTDADVMWFRNPFPHFHVDADFQIACDHFTGLETLFIFTSKFEEVVGCFLEGSSKMQP from the exons ATGCGCCGTCAGAGGACACGTTTTTCCTCCGCCAGAGCGACGCGTGGCTTAGCAGCTGCTGATCTCTCTGCCGACATGCTTCGGGAGACCAAAGTCCTCCACTTACGGCGCGCCGTCGCCGCCTCGTTCTTCTTCGCCATCGTTTCCCTCTCTTTGTTGGTCCTCTTTGGAGACCTTAATTCTCGTAGATTCTTCTCCACCTTCCATTACTCTTATTCCCTTTCTAGCATTTTTCCATCGGTTTACAACGATCCCATTGCG ACTAGCAATGAATATCCACTCGAAAAGGTCCTGAATGACGCTGCTATGAAAGACAGAACAGTGATCTTGACCACGTTAAACGAAGCATGGGCTGCTCCAGATTCAATCATTGATCTTTTTCTTGAGAGCTTTAGAATAGGAGATCGTACCCGTTCCTTTTTAAATCATTTGGTAATCATTGCGTTGGACCAAAAGGCATTTGCACGCTGTCAGGTTATACACATTCATTGCTTTTGTCTAGTTAGTGAAGAAACTGACTTTCGTGAAGAGGCGTACTTTATGACTCCTCGTTACTTGATGATGATGTGGAGAAGGATTGATTTCCTACGATCTGTTCTTGAGATGGGATACAATTTTGTGTTCACA GATGCCGATGTCATGTGGTTTAGGAACCCATTTCCACACTTCCACGTTGATGCTGATTTCCAGATAGCGTGCGACCATTTCACAG GATTGGAAACATTATTTATCTTTACCTCCAAGTTTGAAGAAGTTGTCGGTTGTTTCCTGGAGGGTTCCTCAAAAATGCAG CCTTGA
- the LOC106769834 gene encoding uncharacterized protein At4g15970 isoform X3, whose amino-acid sequence MRRQRTRFSSARATRGLAAADLSADMLRETKVLHLRRAVAASFFFAIVSLSLLVLFGDLNSRRFFSTFHYSYSLSSIFPSVYNDPIATSNEYPLEKVLNDAAMKDRTVILTTLNEAWAAPDSIIDLFLESFRIGDRTRSFLNHLVIIALDQKAFARCQVIHIHCFCLVSEETDFREEAYFMTPRYLMMMWRRIDFLRSVLEMGYNFVFTELAHQCSVITAEFRLYILLLMLSCIFLQ is encoded by the exons ATGCGCCGTCAGAGGACACGTTTTTCCTCCGCCAGAGCGACGCGTGGCTTAGCAGCTGCTGATCTCTCTGCCGACATGCTTCGGGAGACCAAAGTCCTCCACTTACGGCGCGCCGTCGCCGCCTCGTTCTTCTTCGCCATCGTTTCCCTCTCTTTGTTGGTCCTCTTTGGAGACCTTAATTCTCGTAGATTCTTCTCCACCTTCCATTACTCTTATTCCCTTTCTAGCATTTTTCCATCGGTTTACAACGATCCCATTGCG ACTAGCAATGAATATCCACTCGAAAAGGTCCTGAATGACGCTGCTATGAAAGACAGAACAGTGATCTTGACCACGTTAAACGAAGCATGGGCTGCTCCAGATTCAATCATTGATCTTTTTCTTGAGAGCTTTAGAATAGGAGATCGTACCCGTTCCTTTTTAAATCATTTGGTAATCATTGCGTTGGACCAAAAGGCATTTGCACGCTGTCAGGTTATACACATTCATTGCTTTTGTCTAGTTAGTGAAGAAACTGACTTTCGTGAAGAGGCGTACTTTATGACTCCTCGTTACTTGATGATGATGTGGAGAAGGATTGATTTCCTACGATCTGTTCTTGAGATGGGATACAATTTTGTGTTCACA GAACTAGCGCATCAGTGCAGTGTCATAACGGCAGAGTTTAGGCTATACATTTTATTGTTGATGCTCTCATGTATCTTCCTACAATGA